The sequence TTTAGAGGGTATTATTCTTTAAACCTTTACCGCAAGggttaaaagtaaaagaaaggaCACAGTAACAACCATTATTACAAGAATTATTATTACTCCGGTTAAGTAATTGTTACTACTTAATAAATGAATTCGAAATTTATGGTAGACCTTATTATTCCTCCTGTAACCCAAACACGACCATTTTCTCTTGTACAATAAAGAATATCCAACTACTATAAGAAATCAAAACTAGAAAAAAAGTTTGATCTTAAATACCAatcaatatattccaaaaattttctccaaaaaactGTTTTAGTGAGAACTATCTGCAAATTCCTATTTGATCATtgaattgttttgatttattccaattttgattttttaacgTTAGAAGAAGACAGCCTTTTTTACTAAAAAGAGATTCTGATTAGTAAGTACATTAAGAAGACAGATCTAATTAGCATCCGAGatcaaaattcatttagataACTTTTTCCTAGAATTCTTAATCTTTAAGTTAAAAGTTAATCTCTTCAAAACGCTAATATGAACCTAGAAACTCCTTGTTGCTCTTATGGACAATTATAAACAGCCATGAAAGTGAACACAATTCGTTACAAGTTTACCGTCAAATTATAATTGTTCTTTATCCGGTTTCTTCAGAGTAGTGACTAAATAGGAAATTGAAGTGTAAATCTTTCatgcattgaatataaaaattgtacgACTTAGAATTATATGTGAATTATAGGTGATGCAGGCTAgttaatttataagatttaatattatGTTCATCTTTTGCTGTCCTGTAAAACTGGATAACTAACCCAATTATCAATGAAttctgcaattaattaatttctaaacacgTGCTGAAGAAGTCTTAGATAAGATGGGTGAcacaattcacttttttcttcCACTCTTTTCTATTTCCAGTTATTGGAAATCTGCACGATTCTGCTTAAAAGGGAAAACAACGATATTAAGTCTAAGCAAGATTTTAATAGAATTCCTACATATTTCTATCACAGTAAAAGAAGCGATAAGGAAAACATATAATCTTAAAAACTGCATTATTGATCTACTACTAGAAAGAATAATtaagtctaaaatttaaaaaatatatatataagaacataTATTTTAGGACTATAGAAGATGtcacttttcttaataaaattttgacttcaagAAAAAAGTCATGGATATTTAAGAGAAATTCGCTTTTAGAAATGCAGGCTTTATTATAGAAATCCTCGaaccagaaggaaaaaaaattctttttttttcttacatacttctgatttttatacattttaattgttcttatattttcatCTAATGTTAATTAAAACTGACTCGGATGTCATCAATCAGCTATCATCAATTTAATCTACTATTCAtcaatttaatttactattttccttgaattataattatctgcctgcaataatttaaatgaaatttcttcatcaCAAGTTAAACAAAGACAACGGATtactgtgaaataaaataatgctttacaACCAACATCAAAAAACGtttatttctccttttaaaatGAGTACATTGAATatcaatacaatttatttacaagatgaATTTAAGCATtacaaagtttaaaatgatttttataatagcatacaagaaaaaaaatcattcttgtaAATCAATAGCTTCCAAAGTATTATTCTCATTCGGATgaacaattttgattttgtaatataCTTCCTTTTCAAATAACCAGCTGTAAGAATTATCAAATACaacaatatctgaaaaaaataattaataggaaTGATATCAGTTATTCAACTTTTTCTACTCATTTcatttatcacagaaaaaaaaactacattagtTTTTGAGCaatcacattaaaatattaagtgcaatcagaaaaaaacaaacaaacgtaTTATAGGAAATGAGATTTAGCATTCCTAAAATTCTATTTCgaggttaaaatttttttaaatttacttgtaTTCTAAAATACGAGTGcccaattttctttttattttcgacTTTATATATTgcaattcactttttaaaaaagcatattcaCAGCGATCAACTTCATCCTTGGCGCAATGATTTTTTTAGACATATAGTACAcgttatttaacaaaaaaggtTTCATTGatcaaaaaggaatttttgataagaaggaaacatttattattaaataaaataaatatttacacaaatcataataaaactgatgcgccccccccccccaaaaaaaaatcgaaaatttgtgATTAGGGCGTAAACGAATCGAATCGAATGTTCATAGTTAATAATTAGGCGGGGAAGGTTTGAGTTGACACGAGGCGCTTGTTTGGGTATGGCTCTTTTTTTATCACTTTGCTACCATATAATTTAAAGACGATTTTAAGCCCacattacatttttacaaattgtgcaaatatatatatatatatatatatatatattcaagattttgtcgatttgttatcattaaataattgttaaattagtatcattaaaaaataattttgaaattttttataatgtataaaaatcacttttatataataatattttattacggGAAAATCTAAAATCCAgcttcctttttaattaattgaaattctaattaaaatttcaaaaaacatcgTTCCAATGTGTGCATTTTCACCTTTTAAGGTATACTATATGTTGCAAATTCGGAAACTGCATGCAAAACATTAGTGTGCCAAagtatgcattcatttttttttaaataatagagatACCAGTACTTAAATTCCATCCTAAATAATGCCGTATATTCTAcaagtaagttaaaaaaataaaactcagcgTAATTGATATgtcagattatttatatttataataatatttaataaagactTTTATGAACCAATTATTGGAATTCTTGAGtggaaaatgtttgaaaattaaatatcagattACTCCAATGCCGTAACATCTCTTTTGAAGATCAtaaatattcgtttattttttttttcaatacaaagagggaaaaataaaaataaaaaatatttcttaactttccGCTTTACTCGCTGCGCTTGGTTAATCAATGGGAACAAATGTTTTGTTATTCTGATCTTAATATGGCCTTGCTCACCTGAAACAAGCTTGCTTTTGCAATTTACTGCTTCATTATTTGATGCTTCTTTGCTTTTCAATACCTTCAGATGCTTAAATCTAAAATGATTCTTTTGATATGACCTTACTGATATCATGAAATGAGCtgttttattcgaaaataaataaacaaaatgaatgaatttctatACCATCTGgagtatagaaattttaaaaattttctcacatattctttaATGAAAGTGTTAGCCTCTTTCCATCATATAATTATGGATTTGGGATAATGCCGctaataccaaatttttattttaacagtctCACAAATGGCATTTCGTACTTCATAGGATAATAATGAGAATCGAATATACCTGTTGcatccatttttttcaaatgattgaatccaaaatttgacaatCAGTAACAAGATTATAAAGACAGACtaaaaatttgaagcattatCTGATACTTCATTTCATTCCCCTTTGTGAtcatgtttttgagttatcgagatGCGAAAATGTAGAGTATGTGCGCGGAAGTACATATGATAGATGTTCaatcttttagtttatttatttcaaaattttgcaagaaTCTGCAGcgtaaatgataaaaatatgcatcgaatttcatttattcaaattcttgAGTATTGTGGTTATTATGTTTACTTGCATCTGGAAGTACGGATATACCGTCAACGATTCTttgatggatttcattcaaaatttgaagcaaaacatTACATTGGATATTAaactatttatcaatttttgtctATTTATCAATTTTCTAGACAAACAGTCTTCCAATgagtggatttcgttcaaaaattaacACCTATTGACGAATTTGtccgtttaccaaatttcatccattttgttcaaattatttttgaattatcgtattcacaggtagatagataaacataattccaaaaatgtgtttttcgggaTCAGGAGTGTCCGAAACATGGAGATGTGTCAAATTTAGAGGCAGAATTTTTTGTTGATGATTATTCTGTCTATTTCAACATGAGAAAGTAATACCTGTTCAATATTGTGCAATCAAATCATGCAAAGCTTTCTTTGAGATtacgttatttatttaaatacggTCAGGAGAATAATTCTTCAGCAAAGCTATGAACATAGGTATGTTAGAATCTATTCAGAATCTTTCGCTTAGTAGACAATCTACTATATAGTGCCTAAATTACGagatatttcaatttagttaGATTTTGGGACCTGAAGatagtattttgaaagaatttttaatttcaaaatgagacATAATGTATAAATCATCAAATTCTTgataatttatgcattatttctcatggttcaaaaattaaaaatgaagagagACAAGAAGGCGATTACATTTATGATATTGACTacttatatttatcaaaataaaaaaaagacgcAACATAATTACAGAAAAGGaaactattaaaaacttattaaaaatattaaaaacaaaaattatattaaatccttAAAGAATAATGGAAGAGCTTCTCTCAAGagatagcaatattaaaaaaacaatacatatgaaaggggggaaaaaaagaggaaacagaattatagtaaaaaaataaatacaccaaaaaaagaaattcatcattaaaaatttatcaatgacaaaaaaaattaaatgttggtTCCAGCAGTGCCCAGCGACCGTTTACAACGCCAAAAtatcttaacaaaatttctttcttcccTACTAAGTTTGATTGATTGCGTACGGTATGTATATGACTAGGTAGCGACTCACTCAGAAGGAGCTGGAATTTTCCCACATAAGTTTGTGTACGAAAGCTTCTAACAGCCATCGGTTAAACTTTACTTTTGTAAATCAATTCTTAAGTAATAAGAAATGCCATTGCGGTAGAAAAGGCAATAAGAATGCCAAGAGAtagaaaattttgatacttatcAATTTTATAGAGACCATGAATCCAGATGAGCCAAAAGGACAAAACGACAAAAAAATCTGTTgctgtttttaaaaactgataatagTTTTTACACATACTCATCAGTTGACATATCGCCAATGTTCCtcaacttttttcttctttttttgttggCGATTATTATGAAACATGGCCTCCAATACAGATAGATCCCTTTAACTGCTAAATACCGTTTATATTTTAGCAAGAATTGAAGCATTTTCTTATTGGTAGGTATCTAGAAACACAAGAAGCATAGATTCATAACACAAATaccatataaatttttactatgaaaAGAGGGGAGGAGATACTAgttatccattatttttatatcaattatttaggAGAAGGGGAACAAAATGGAAAAAGATACCCGGTTGAAAGTTGCTCAACCTCTTGATTTGGGATCATACCAAAAGGTTGAAAACAACTGGTTTCAGTCTAACTTTgatgatcataatttttttcattagattataaagtataaaaaaatatacttacatGTACCCGGTTgttcacatttaaaaattccCGTTTCAGGCTCATAATAAGTATCAATTCTTCGTTTTGGTAATAATTCGACAGGTTTGGATTCGTTGTGggaattttccttaaaatacaCCCCGAAAGCGATATCTTTATTCTTGGTTTCGAACTCCCACTCCAGAAGAGAATTGCCTTCCTCTACTTCGAAAGTGAGGTTTTCTTTGGAGAGTCGAGTTACAGTCAATTTCTTTGCTTCTGGGGAGTGGAGAAGATTCTTCTCTGATTTTTTTAGGTAATAACTTTCAGGTATTGTTGTTCCATGggttatctaaaataaatatttcatgtgaaatattgttttataaatatttgtccaatttgataattaaaattgggTAGtgtataatttattaactttttattaaacttaaaggAATTTACTAAGAGGAACAAACTTCCCAACGTATTAtctttcttctgaaaataaataattagtatttaattgtGGCTAGGCTGTAcatgatttttattaaagagGAAAgtcttttaacaacaaaaaaaacatttttctcatatttctaGGAATAGGTGgataaatgaataactttttacacataatttaaaatttcaaggatACATAAATCCTACAGTTATAGCATTTTTTCGCCGAAGAAAATGCTTAGAATTGTTATCTggggatatttatttatttgatattttctcttttgatattttctagatttgatatttttcagtaatttttttttaaaaattttaattaaaataagcatttaattcttaattattaatgaacatttaaattttttaaatccatgtcCCTTTTTTCCAGCAGAATTATAAAGCTATTTTagcatttcaattcaaattttatgtagaaataaaatactattaaaattaaaatgttagcgaaatatattgtatttcattgaagcattttaatctaaaatttattataaagggTGCATATGATTGtctagtaaatttatttatataatcctTGGTCTTTCGCTATagtataaagttttataatttttgccgaatttatttatataatatccataaatactgtgtatattataataaaataaagattatacatAAAGATTCCTCTGATTCGTCGCGTTTCTCGTCGATTTTTATCATCTTATTCTTTCAGCCATATATTGACGGTTACTGTTAAGTTGCTTGATCATGAATttcaacaaaagttcaaagaaagtATCCCATAATTAGCTCAATtgtgaaaacaaacaaaaaatgggATCGCATCTTGAGCTGTTAAAGTTACAATCTACAATCTTCGCATTGTATGCTCGATTCTAGATAATTATATCTTCAATTTGATGCATTAGTTTCATCTTCAATTCAAGATTTCCCCAGAAGTTTGATAAAATATGGAAGTctgtaaattttctaaattgtctTATTCTACAGAATGGAAAAcgtgaaataaaatgatttgccAATAATATGATTCGAATAAAGTGtttcaaaattatcataaattacaTCATCAGAATATAGTTTAGTGTACCAATAACAAGCAATGTCAAAATAAGGAACAAACTTAATGTACTAACATCAAGAACTATGtgaagaaataaacattaaaatgtgttctatttattttattatttttaaaatgcctatTTTGATCTGATGCatcattggaaataaaaatttagtgacaataatatttgagatttagacattgttattcaaattttaaatttcagcctgttgaaagataaaaaaaaaattataatttaattccttCATTGTAGCGCCCCAGCCTCATTCCtgcattaagtaattttattttccaaataataaactgaaattaaatcacaCATTTTATTATCcaatgcaaaaaataaagttgcacccaaaaattatcacaaatatttcatgaattcttAATGGAATCACACAACAACACTATCCCGAAGGAGAAAATGCTACCTAGAGAGATATTAGAGACAAATTTGAAGAGTTAAATTGAAATGAACTGATAttcaaaataagttattattttgtcTGTCATAATTTATAAGGGagtttctaagaaaaattttatccCACATTTACTACTTACGAAAGTTTTGCAAAGAGGGTTTCCATCCGAATCTGTTTTATTACCCCCAAGAAAAGCTGGAAGCGCATCAGCATCAATAACTTCAATGAGTTCTTCTCTCcatttttctggaaatatatCGTTGAATATTAGTTGTTTCCTACTGTAGCTGTCTATAGAATAAttagtttcatgaaaatattttcacctttcaataataaataagtttatttaaaaaaataataaatattttttcgttcttattaaaaactgttacatatagcaaatatatattttcttcaatttttatactgattttctTTAAACTCTTGcagttcaatattatatattttattttcaccacATGTTGTaagatattttaatctgaatGCAAGACTTCAAGAAGAATTGGAACCCTGTAAATATGCAAGCCAGgagatcttttttttaatttataaatgttgctCTGATAAATTAACTGAGAAATTAAATTAGTAACACACGAACGCAAGCAGGTAACAACGATTCGGTATTTGCAATCCGCATCGGTATAAAAATGTTTCGGGTTTTCATCCAATtttcaaaacagtattttttatatctgataaaaCGATGATTACTTCGATAACAAATTTCAGGATAGTAGCTAGATCTTTCAGCGCCATTTTGTACTTTTGTAAGCATTAATGATACTGATCACcatatttttaatggtaatttcatttcttaatttcctataataaaaccgaaaaatgaaaatatgaatatgtggccaagtaaaattaaatattatagggTAATTACAAACTgtgagaaattttaaatgctaaataattttaaaaaatattaattgattttttcccttttattgtGTAGTTGATCGTTTTTAGTCAAATATTATATCAGGGAAAGAtttttttgatatagaaaattatttatttattttgatgaaattttgttttaataaatatttttgaatttggagattgaattttaagaattatggATTTTGAATCATCTAATATCAATGGTTTCTAAAGATTTCTTTAAGCCTaacaacaaatgttttatatatttcttaatgcttcagttttattaaattctttttcaaattcattccGGTGATTAAAAGTGTTTCGTCATCAATCACTATATAgcttatttataaagttatatttatatggaTATTTTATATAGTGAAATTTTTGTTGCTCAGTGTTTAAGAAATTggtttcagaaataatttgtactcggatatttcatttttattgcccataaaatttggttttgtaaatatattttgcttgatTTCTGCCCGTTCTGGTCAGGTCATCTTCAGATGTGGTACTTGACTTCCAACACCAGTTCAAAACTGCGAGGCTTATCATAAATTTCCCCTTTCTAGTTTAGagataaatttaactttcttcaaaatatgtttataagccaaattaaaaatgtgttttaaaaattggtattacaaatgagaaaaatatgtGCAATTGCGTTATCCTTTACCTGCAGCAAGAATATAAACCTTATTGAAGAGTTGCGGTGCTAGAGTCTTCACAACGGAGAACATTATTGAGAAATACGCTGCAgctaaaaaagaacatttaaaaaaaatgcattatacaaATTTGGAGCTacaaatttcaaaacacaaaattataagGCAACGTTTAAAAGAATTAACTTGTATATAATAAATCCTATGATACACGTTTTCTGGtgcttaaaattgaattaaaaattcaaaaactgctGGAGTTTTGATATATAAGTAGTTTGATGTTATTAACATTCAAGGATgaaagacatattttatttttaagatgaataGAGCggagcattaaaattatttaataaacactattcttaataaataaatttgaattagtatacaaaatagattaattattatttattataattaatctaattaaatattttaatttatttttttattaatgatgattgagttatgaaaacattgaaataatttatcttttctatgAATGCATGAGTTTAAGGAATGACAGGTAACAATTAATGATGAACTTCCAAGACagggaataattaaaaaatctattgcaAAATTTCAGCTATGCCAATAAGGAACAATACAAGTTATATAGAAGTGCGTAAATATtaaggatttcatttcatttttcataacaaatacAAATAATCAATAGCAACAATAAATCTGTGTTGGAATTCCATGATattcaatttagaaagaaaatttaaaattttatccataacAATTATATAAACAGTACATATTTTCTTAAGTGTACATAACCGCAATACtattaaacacaaaattaaaattttgattgaaatataaatttgcaaaatatttaaaccgTGTAAGgtattaaataacttaatataataacctaatattttattattttttaaatatattaaaaagtgctaagtttatttaaaagctaTCTTACATCATTTATTACTATTCAAATACGATCTCATTTAAAGCgctgattatattttatgataatattatgaatataaattcattcaaataatatgaaactggagagttttttttaatgtaacagattttaatttattagaatataattggttttatactctttgaaaattttcttctacttttCTAACTAAATAAACTTAccattaataacataaatttccTTCAATCTTTCTGGATAATTATCTTGGAATATCCTGGCTCCAAGAAGAAGCAATTCTAtggctaaaattaaatattcatcattaatACAAATTGTAAAACTCTGTTGttgatgaatgaaaattaatctagaaaatttaaaatatatcttaaatagaAATTGTTCTCGTTTAGATTGAATCCTTTATCTCAAAGTTCTATCCATTTTTATGCAGATCATATTTATTTGcagcatttaaattttgatattacacTGAATATGACCCAcataaagtttttatgaaaaatgtgaaatatttttaaatttcaaagatccTACAATTACttaataatgaagtatttttattttatacacaaatattcgtttcattttatttttcataattgctCCTTCATTGTATCATATATTATACATGTTTTTGTtcgtgcagttttttttttttaatttttatattaaacctgGTAAAATTCAATTCGTTTTAATCTATCACTTCATTTAGATTTTCTGAATTCATTCTTATGtatttatttccaaaactttGTTCTGAAAATGCAAAGATTAAAACCGAAGTTGAAATAAATAGTTAGAattcaatttcagaatttttcataaattgtaaaCATCAATTTGCCCTATTTTTTTGCTTTAGGTATTTGTAAAAGGTATTAGAGTgctttttactgtaattttttaataatcttattgagcatttcaacttattttaatcaatatgtacgaaataataaaaattcctgctaggagaaattataataattcctgCGCAggagaaattataataatgcaaattacatatgtaaaagaaatttttgagaaatcatTGTCTATGCCTATTTGCATTAGtttctttcatattatattacaaacatctttttatgatatttattgtgCTTATTTTTACTATGTATTCTTATTCATCTTCATTATAtgtaaaaatccaataaatatgATGTCATTAATATGCAATTACTTTgtaacgttttatatatatatatatatatatttcaggcaTATTATATGGCATATTTTATGCCATAATCTAACAAGTCCTGTAACTTGATTCTCTAGTAGTAGGAGGTTTAGTCTGAAGCAAGTACATTAGTGAAATTTTGAACATTGTTTTGTATCCATCATGTATTAATACACTATGCCATTATTCAAGGCTAAGACTCGATTCCACAGTTGCAGGTTGCTGAAGTTCGAGTACATATAAAAGGTTTTACCTTCATCATCACATTTTAAGCTTATCCTTAGCTTGATATAAATGAGCCTTAAatgtaattctttattctttgtatatactAATAACTGccttttaatttaattggaaataaccAATTTAATGCCATTCtgataatttttgtgttttacttttaaataaaatagattttctgaTTGGCAATTCTAATAGTGAAAATAGATTTTGATTGAACCGAGTAATCAACCTAAATGTTGATATTCTTCGAACTTCTGTAATAATATTCcaagaaacattattattttacagaaacaaaacaGCAGCAATTTATGTCATTAGTTTGATCTTGTTGCAAATTGGAAGTAGTTACGATAAAAATCAATTgctttttcaataattgtatttGAGACAAAAGTATCGTTGAAGCTTCATAATTTACGGATTATtgatcatattttcaaaaaatagttttatattttcaaataataacatataaaaacttatactcaaatttatgaaaaaaaaatact comes from Argiope bruennichi chromosome 2, qqArgBrue1.1, whole genome shotgun sequence and encodes:
- the LOC129959702 gene encoding retinal-binding protein-like isoform X1; the encoded protein is MKFPEDISPAQVAAVKELKNRTINDVTPKMLEDNYLFYRFLKAREFDLQKAEDMLRKNIAWRKRYNVDTILTDYTPPEVLEKYYPVSFIGYDKNGFPVRYIDFATDQKGIYNSVKKSDLVKFSIYKLEQDSELLKAQSQKLGKPITKVSYIYNFEGMTISKATDKTSIELLLLGARIFQDNYPERLKEIYVINAAAYFSIMFSVVKTLAPQLFNKVYILAAEKWREELIEVIDADALPAFLGGNKTDSDGNPLCKTFITHGTTIPESYYLKKSEKNLLHSPEAKKLTVTRLSKENLTFEVEEGNSLLEWEFETKNKDIAFGVYFKENSHNESKPVELLPKRRIDTYYEPETGIFKCEQPGTYIVVFDNSYSWLFEKEVYYKIKIVHPNENNTLEAIDLQE
- the LOC129959702 gene encoding SEC14-like protein 2 isoform X2; protein product: MKFPEDISPAQVAAVKELKNRTINDVTPKMLEDNYLFYRFLKAREFDLQKAEDMLRKNIAWRKRYNVDTILTDYTPPEVLEKYYPVSFIGYDKNGFPVRYIDFATDQKGIYNSVKKSDLVKFSIYKLEQDSELLKAQSQKLGKPITKVSYIYNFEGMTISKATDKTSIELLLLGARIFQDNYPERLKEIYVINAAAYFSIMFSVVKTLAPQLFNKVYILAAEKWREELIEVIDADALPAFLGGNKTDSDGNPLCKTFITHGTTIPESYYLKKSEKNLLHSPEAKKLTVTRLSKENLTFEVEEGNSLLEWEFETKNKDIAFGVYFKENSHNESKPVELLPKRRIDTYYEPETGIFKCEQPGTYTYQ